The Papaver somniferum cultivar HN1 chromosome 3, ASM357369v1, whole genome shotgun sequence genome includes a region encoding these proteins:
- the LOC113362084 gene encoding uncharacterized protein LOC113362084, with translation MRKVKLEFQELFDDYSSVYSTHEEGSSSVASVVASSVSTPSQGLKSRIQSRKRQHWDNPSCVEEARTTELDRYLTDVMMDGKMREVDQDDDFDILAWWQANANRYKVLSYIARDILALPVSSVSSESAFSTGKRVLTPWRASMSTKTVEALLCTQSYLQKPMALDLLCDYVPDDDGEDAAVIIENFLKA, from the exons atgagaaaggtgaaattagaattTCAGGAACTCTTTGATGATTATAGTTCAGTGTATTCAACTCATGAGGAAGGGTCATCTAGTGTTGCTTCGGTAGTTGCCAGTTCAGTTAGCACGCCATCTCAAGGGTTGAAAtcaagaattcaatcaaggaAGAGACAGCATTGGGACAACCCaagttgtgttgaagaagcaAGAACAACGGAGTTAGATAGGTACTTGACAGATGTGATGATGGATGGAAAAATGCGTGAAGTAGATCAAGATGATGACTTtgacatattggcttggtggcaggctaatgcaAACAGGTATAAGGTACTGTCCTACATTGCAAGAGATATATTAGCCTTGCCTGTGTCTTCAGTATCCtctgaatcagcttttagcaCCGGAAAGCGCGTGCTTACTCCATGGAGAGCTTCTATGTCTACAaagacagttgaggcattgctctGTACACAAAGTTATTTACAAAAACCCATGGCTCTTGATCTACTATGTGATTATGtacctgatgatgatggtgaagatgcgGCAG TCATAATTGAGAATTTCCTAAAAGCTTGA